CTGGTGTAGCTTATTGTCGGTCAATCAAGAGGAACCATGTGTAGCAAGTGAAGTGGGAGCTTTCTAATCAATGCAAAATGGAATTAAAGTTACAGAATTAAGTTGGCTACAAtgatcaaccaacaggtaggctgtttcATATGAACGGAGTTGAAGACAAGGGAGGGAAGCCCAGCAAAATAGCCTCAGCcttgctactgtagctagctagcgtcTTTACAACAATGCAGTCAAGACATGCATGACAGAAACTATGGCAGCAACAAGTTTGTCTAACTAGCGTGAGTTGGTTTGGCTACTTTCTCCCTCCGTGCTACACACATTTGCCCCGGCTCCTCTCTAAACCCTCCCCCACCCTTAGTGTAGAgcaccttctctctctcaaatcttcattgaagtaaaacattttttaaatacattcttTAACACACAAAAACATCATGATATTATTTAAAtagtgaaatcatttcaaatgcccAATGCTACTTACTTGCTTACATGTAGTTGtaaataaatatcacctgggagcatgagcagcagtgtgctgcgttttcctttctgttttccatGAGTTTGCCTTCAACTCCAGGACCTGCGGAAAGTATCTGGATGTGCGTATGTTCTTTTTTATTTCTTTTATTTTAGCTTTATTTAaacagacaagtcagttaagaacaaattcttatttacaatgatggcctaggaacagcaggttaattgctttgttcagaggcagaatgacatatttttaccttgacagctcagggattcgatctagcaaccttttggttactggctcaacgctctaaccactaggctacctgccgttctTCAGCTTTTGTACAGCCACATTTACCTGTCATAGCCTTCAGAGACccggaaaaaaaacatttggacATAAAAATTGATAGTGAATATGAACAGAGAACATTTATTAACAAGCTCTTGTTTAGATCTTATTTAGTGTGAAAATTATTCCACTGCTCTGAAAACTCAAACTATTCTTGAGATATTTACCTATTAGAAAATATTGAATATCAAACTCTCAAAAATAATTACACACAAGAACAAATTATGAAGGTGACACCGCTACACGTGATAATTGAAAAGCCCAAAATGTCCTCTCATAGGTACAACAGGACCTAACACAGTGGCATGTATGGCCTTAGAGATACGGATCAAAAACGAATGTCCATTAAAGAACATAAAAATGAATTGCTGGGTCTCAGGAGGATATAGGAGCTTGTGCGACTTCCCTATGACATTGTTATCCAATTCAACTCATGTACCACCCCTCTTCTCGTCAGTCTACAGATGCAGAGGCTGCAGGTCCTGGAGGATCGTCTCTGGTCAAGCAGGAGAAGACTGAAAGAACGGCTCCTTTAGCCACAGAGAACCCCATCACCGCCCCAGCGCTGCCCAGGACCCGATGCAGCATCGGGTCAGTGGAATACCGAACGTCGTCAGAGATGGACCCTGAGACTTTAACTGAAACCCACAGGCTCTTGCACACAGGATAtgaccacagatcagatccagagagactgggctgtccTCCAGCTCCAGGCTCAGAGTACTTACCTGTATTTCACCAGAGCCAGAGGATGGTTCATTGCCGTGGAGATGGTGATGATAATGCACTAGACACGGGCGGTGATGACCTGTCTTGTTCTTACGTGACAGAAATGGACGCTGGCAACATATCCTTGGGCTTAGAGAGACAGACTGATCTGTCTAGAGGGGACTGGAaccagtacagtagtagtgtatactctgaAGGGTGCCAAGACAAGAAAGTGGAGGTTATAGTGGTAGATGAAGTgactgtgaaagtggagggcgACGCTCCTCCCACATGGAATGCAGATAGTCATCTAGGAGACGGACAGTCCCAGGGCAGAGATTCCTTAGATTACAGGGAAAGCTTAGAGACCAATCCAAATGTTGCGACCCACTCTCCTTTACATTCGCTCAGGGATCGCGACCCAGTGTCCACGTCAGTGGGGCCTTGCGATTCACAAGTCCTTTTcgatcaggtattgaactcaaacGAGAAGGCTAGAGACCAGGCTCAGGGAGGGGGAGCCACATCAAGCAATAgtaaagagaaacggttcctatgcatgttctgtaacaaaggcttcagctgccTCCAGAAGGTGAAAATCCatcagagggtccacacaggggtgaaACCCTACAGCTGTagccagtgtgagaagaggttctcccagACTCgtgacctgaagaggcaccagagggtccacacaggggagaaaccttacagctgcccccagtgtgagaagaggttctcccgcCAGGACAATCTGAAGATacacctgaaggtccacacgggagaGGGGCAGTTCGCCTGTACGCAATGCGGGAAGAAGTTCACAGAAAGAagctacctcaggatacaccagcagaaaaaccaTCCCACTCTATTAACATAAAATTGTAACCATTCCACTTGATAACTTCTGAAGTTTAGTTCAAACCCTGCATTAAAGGGTAGGTAAGCATAACAATtcaaccaaatgtaacatatgGAATTGCATTAGTATACGCATCAAAAGTCCAAATGCAAAGTTACCTCACTTTTCTATTTTTCAAGTTATTACATAAAACCCATCAGAATGCCGAAGTCATGCCGGAAGTTGTTTTTGCGCGGTGTGACGTAATATGGAGGCCCCAGGCAAGCCACCCTATTCTCCATAATGTAAACTCCAACAGAAATAACTAAACCATATCATTTACACTCATGATTACTGGTTTCAATTACATTTGAAACCAGTAGTCATCGGCCAGATTACAAGCAAATACTTTGAATTTGTTACAAATCAGCTTGCAAggttgctagccaactagcctgctaacgtcggtagtgtaaagtacttaagtaaaaatactttaaagtactacttaggtagtttttggggtatcttTACTTGACAttttttacttcactatattcctaaagaaaataatgtactttttaataATGTACTCttcactgacacccaaaagtacttgttacattttgaaggcttagcaggacaggaaaatggtccaattcacgcacttatcaagagaacatccctggtcatccctactgcctctgatctggtggactcactaaaaacaaatgctttgtttgtgaaTTATGTCTTATAGagagtgcccctggctatctgtaaattttaaaaacaagaaaaatgtgcagtctggtttgcttaatataaggaatttgaaattatttatacttttactttggtacttaagtatattttagcaattacatttactttttatacttaagtatatttaaaaccaaatactttgacttttatTCAGTAGTATTTTACTGACTTTCACATTAATATAGACCACAGTTTTGGAAACACTTAATGCCATCTAACCGGCTATCAAATCATGTTACCAGTACATGCAGCAGGGGAgggccatcctcctcagtgaaatttcataaaaataaaaagtgaaaCATTATAAAGTTATTTTTTTCAGATACAACTATACTAATTATATTCATATGTcatcaaataattgattaaaacgcAGGTCTTTTGTAACCTCAACAGCACTTTCTGGGGAagaaccatggtgtagccggaggacagctagtttccgtttTCCTCTGGCTAGATTGACTTCAATACCCCCCTTCCATAGACCTACATGGTAATTATGAACACTTCCAGAGGATGACCTCCAACCAATCAAAGAttttgcagtatgaactgacatcTTATCTATCCAATCATAGGATTATGATCAGAGAATGAACCTAGTGTGTTGTATTGGGGTTGTGATGCAGAGCATTCTGGGGGGTTCTGTGTGTCGAGAAGCTTGGTGACATTATTGGATAGAGATTGAGAGTAAAAAGGGATAGCAAGGCCAATTGAAATAACTTGCACTAACTGGACAATAATACAGTTCtaaaaccaagaaaacaatttCAAATCTACCTCCTTCTCCTGTAATTTGAAAAAATTAATTTGAATTGAATAATATCAAACTTCAGAATCAAGTAgcagtagctaactagctaccagcaCAAGCATGCAGTTTTCGTCAGCAGAATGGCTAACGCTACCGAAAATGTTGTGGACTTTTTGTTGAAGAACCACTTTCGTTCTCTGGGGTACACAGAAAAGGTGCGAATTAAAACAAAGGGTCGACCTCTGCCTGAGAacagtttcatgaagaaggatgaaatGGTGAGGGCGTTCAATACCAATTGGTATCAAATGTGCAGCAGGTTAACAGAGAGGGAGCCTTCCATCAAGCCACCTGTATTGCTGACCTTGCCTGCTTTTTGGAAAGTCAGAGCCTTGTGCGAAAGGGGGTACAGTGACCTGAagaaaatcaatcaaatgtatttataaagccctttttacatcagccgatgtcacaaagagctatacagaaacccagcctaaaactccaaacagcaagcaatgcagatgtagaagcacgggggctaggaaaaactccctagaaaggcaggaacctaggaagaaacctagagaggaaccaggctctgaggggtggccagtcctcttctggctgtgccaggtggagattacaacagtacatagccaagatgttcaaacgttcatagatgaccagcagggtcaaataataatcacagtggttgtagagggtgcaacaaggTCATCGCctcagaagtaaatgtcagttggcttttcatagcagagCATTCAGAGttggagacagcaggtgcggtagagagagagtcgaaaacagcacaTCCGGGACAAGTtggcatgtccggtgaacaggtcagggttccatagccacaggcagaacagttgaaactggagcagcagcatgaccaggtggaccggggacagcaagaagtcatctgtccaggtagtcctgaggcatggtccttgggctcaggtcctctgagagaagaaaaagagagaattagagggagcatacttaaattcacaggacactggataagacaagagaaatacttcagatataacagactgaccctagtccccccccccgacacaaactattgcagcataattactggatgctgagacaggaggggtcgggagacactgtggccccgtccgactacacctgagtatagcccacgaagatctgcCCCACGGCACGAACCTGAGCGGGGcgtcaacccggacaggaagatcacgtcagagactcaacccactcaagtgacgcacccctcctagacACGGCATGgtagagcaccagtaagccagtgattcagcccacgtaatagggttagaggcagagaatccccgtggagagaggggaaccagccaggcagagacagaggggggttcgttgctccagtgcctttccgttcaccttcacacccctgggccagactacactcgataggacctactgaagagatgagtcttcaataaacaCTTAAAAGGTCGAGACCGAATCTGCGCCTCTCACATGAATaggtagaccattccataaaaatggagctctataggggaaagccctgcctcccgctgtttgcttagaaattctagggacaataaggaggccttgTGCCTTGTGACTATATCgaacgtgtaggtatgtatggcaggaccaaatcagaaaggtaggttagcagtaaaaccttaaaCAGCCCTAGCCtttacaggaagccagtgtagagaggctagcactacAGTAATATGATCTAatgttctagtcaagattctagcagccgtgtttaacactaactgaagtttTATTTAGTTCTTTATCCGGGTtaacagaaagtttctgatttttgcaatgttaagtagatggaaaaagctgtccttgaaacagtcttgatatgttcgtcaaaagagagatcagggtccagagtaacaccgaggaccttcacagttttatttgagacgactgtacaaccatcaagatgaattgtcagatccaacagaagatctttgtttcttggaacctagtatcaaaaatacattttcgaTTGTGCTTattctcaattaagttggaaaaatatgatgattgagcagcagtgagggctcttcgatactgcacggtactgtctttccaggCTAATTGGAAGATTTCCAGTGTGGTGTAGTgccatttctgttccaattttctggaagcttgcttcagggcgtgggtattttctgtatacctgGAAGCTACTTTCTTatgacaagtttttttttttacgggtgcgactgcatctagggtattacgaaAGGTTAAATGAAGtgcctcagttaggtggttaatcGATTATTGTACTCCGAtatccttgggtaggtggagggagtctggaaggacatctaggaatctttgggttgtccgagaatttatagcactgcttttgatgatccttggttggggtctgagcaggttatttgttgcaattgcaaacgtaataaaatggtggtccgatagtccaggattatgaggaaaaatattaagatccacaatatttattccacgggacaaaactatgTCCAGattatgactgtggcagtgagtaggtccggagacatgttggacaaaacccacttagttgatgatggctccgaaagccttttggagtgggtctgtgaatattaaagtcaccaaaaattagaatattatctgccatgactacaaggtccgataggaattcagggaacactgtatatggcccaggaggcctgtaaacagtagctataaaaagtgattgaataggctgcatagatttcatgactagaagctcaatttttgtaaattgaaatttggtatagtaaatgttagcaacacctctgcctttgtgggatgcacaggggatatggtcacaagtgtaaccaggaggagaggcctcatttaacacagtaaatgaaatcaggcttaagccatgtttcagtcaggccaatcgcatcaagattatgatcagttcattgactataattgccttggaagtgagggatctaaaattaagtagccctattttgtgatatcacaatctctttcaataatgacaggaatggaggagttctttattccagtgagattgctaaagcgAACACCGCCATATTTAGTTCTGCCCAACCTAgattgaggcacagacacggtcgcAATGGGGATATGACTAcagactgtgctagtggcagactccactaaactAACCCTATCTCATCAATCGTTCAGCCAAACGCCATAACAAAAGCAGGGAGCATATACATGCCCACATCAGATTTAAGCTTCTGGGAAAAAGCTGCATCGATTATGTAATGGACGTAGGACTGCGTATTCAAACTGCGCAACACAACGAGAAAGTAAGAAGAAACAGACGGTATCAAGCTGCTTATCGACACATTTTTGGGCATTGTTAGGGTTGCGTcaatcgaatctggtatcagtataaatatgacaatgagtcaccgattgtatactatgtactttttattagctaagcaataagtggtaaatgcgattttcgtatatacgggctctctgtcccacctcgcagggcaaacagagaactgGCCAACACCCTAAAGGTATCTTCTTTAAtactctgacagaagtagttcctgcttccgagctggcctgtcagagtagaggtCAAGTGTGGTTTAAACTTACTCAACCTATCATTGATTGTTGGCGCACGAGCTGGTCCCAGCCCCCGGGTGCTCCAgttgatagatgtaactgttGCTGTGTAGAGTAACTATGCGCTCATACCTTAGATACCGTTATTACATATCTGGTTTCTGTTATTGCTAAGTTTGAGTTCTAACAAAAGACAGTCTGTGGTTTGCTACACTATGTTCTGTATGTGTCCCCCAcaactcattgcacagttcctgtcttcatgttactctgtatttttccatcacgagaaaggcccatggccctgaaactgttaacaatgtctcaagtcagctatgttgcataacacatacacccACGCAAGCCAACAGCAAATAATATTCCATCACATATTATATGGTAATGGGCTTTTAATATGTAACACAGAACCTCACAGCATGCAATAATTGGCTGtttagagaacaggaagagagggaaagttCCGCTAACAAGAGAAACTACTTGCAGAGGTAATTGCACGTTACGATACTTTACCTGCTTCACATTTCGACTGTATTTTCTGAGATGTCGTAATCCATTCAGAATATGTTGATAGCTTCCATCGCATAATACCTTAAGTGTGATTAAAGAGAGAGGTTGACGCGGCGCATTTGTATTATGCTCGCTCAAGTAGGCTTTCCACTTTCCTTctgtatttatttagcaaagGTGATAACACAATCACTCCGGACAGACAAGCAATAACTCATTACATAAATGTTGCAGCAGCCTAGGCTGCACCTAAACAGAAATTGGACATGTTGTATGGGATGATAGTGATGACATGCAAATTAATGTTATTAGGCCTACAGTTGCATAAGCCCTGTGAGTTATATTGTCTAACagtggttgtgtctgtgtctgggtagaggaaatccccctcttaatctagtctaaatatacactactgttcagaaGTTCGGGgtgacttagaaatgtccttgtttttgaaagaaggccagcatccctgggtcacctcttcactgttgagttGAAaccggtgttttgcgggtactatttactgaatctgccagttgaggacttgaggcatctgtttctcaaactagacactctaatgtacttgtcctcttaatcagttgtgcaccgggcctcccactctttctattctggttagatccagtttgcgctgttctgtgaagggagtagtacccaTCACTgttgagatcttcagtttcttggcaatttcttgcatggaatagcctgcatttctcagaacaagaatagactgacgagtttcaggagaaagttatttgtttctagccattttgagcttgtaatcgaacccacaaatgctgatgctccagatactcagctagtctaaagaaggccagttgttgCTTTTTTaatcattacaacagttttcagctgtgctaacatagctaatctaagtttatcattttaaaaggctaacagaatgtaccattggaacacaggagtgacgtttgctgataatgggcctctcaaCGCCTATGTAGAAATTCCATTTAAAAAGTATTATTTTTAAATCAGCCAGttccagcaacaatagtcatttacaatattaacaatgtctacactgtatttctgataaatttgatgttattttaatggacaaaaaaatgtacatttctttcaaaaacaatgccATTTCTAAGTGGccctaaacttttgaatggtagtgtaattCATATGAACAAGTATAAGGTTGCTGCAGTTTGTCATTGTTTTTAAAAGCATGTGACCTGATTAGAAAAAAATGGTCCCATCATAACCCATGAAACTTTTTTACCACGTATTAATCACTGTCATACCTTATAGGGTCCAGAATTTTCCTGGTTAGGTTACCAGATAAGGAAAAACTCTAGGCCCCGGGGGAAAAAAATTGCAACACccctctgggacctatggtgccaccagtctgcttgAAGTTGTATGTGGATGATCGGGACTTTATTCAGGAACGTTTCTTGGGCTACTTTGATTTGTCATGTGGGCGAGATGCGCAGTCTGTGTTTGACTTTGTGAATTCTGAGATGTCTGAGTTTAACTTTATGGAGAAACTTGTTGCCCAAACCTAAGATGGCgcagctgtaatggaatgtatctgctatttgtatttacatCGAAGTCCCCTCCTGTTACCTGATTTAAGAAGTGACTACCATTGTCAactcctgacatgaactgaagccacATATCTCATTCTCATCCTCATCCACTGGTacattgaatgtttcctctcCAAGCACTGTGAGTACCCCTATCAACTTtctcattactgtatgtagagtcaCTCACATACGAGCACAATCccattattacacatcaatgattttactcctGGCTTGGACTAACTCATTAGCTCTTTTGTTTAACTGTGTagtgttattgtttttttgtcTTCCTCGTCAAATCCTGTCCTGCCCTCAGTGGAAGAGTTGAGCTATTCTCCAACACCATCCATCCATGATGAGCCGGGCCTGCACTGAAGCCTGtgaacacctcaacccctgtcctgcactgaagtcaagcctctgaacacctcaactcatgcctTATACCCTCtttcaatcactgctgtgattGTACTATACATTTCTTAATTACATGCTTTAGGTTTGTAAGATTCTGGGTTAAACTTGGAACATTGTTATACTCAGAAGTATAGTATCTAAGGAGTGAAagagacttttttttttttaaatccgtgagatatacctgctggaacgtgtgctacaggtgggtgttgttatcgtgaccagggaactgagataaggcggagctttacctagcatagacttatagatgacctggagccagtgggtctggcgactaatatgtagcgagggccagccgactagagcagacaggtcgcagtggtgggtggtatcaGGTGATTTGGTAactaaacggatggcactgtgataaactgcatccagtttgctgagtagagtgttggaagctattttgtagatgacatccccgaagtcgaggatcggtaggatagtcagttttactaggataAGTTTGACGGTgttagtgaaggaggctttgttgcgaaatagaaagccgattctagatttgattttggattggagatgtttaatatgagtctggaaggagagtttacagtctagccagacacctaggtatttatagttgtccacatattctaggtcgaaacaagggtggtgatgctagtcgggcgggcgggtgcgggcagcgaacggttgaaaagcatgcatttggttttacttgcgtttaagagcatttgaagaccacggaaggagtgttgtgtggcattgaagcttgtttggaggttagttagcacagtgtccaagaaagggccagaagtatacagaatggtgtcgtctgcttagaggtggatcagggaatcgcccgcagcaagagcgacatcattgatatatacagagaaaagagtcggcccgagaattgaaccctgtggtacccccatagagactgccaggggtctggacaacatgccctccgatttgacacactgaactctgtctgcaaagtagttggtgaaccaggcgaggcagtcactagaaaaaccaaggctatcgagtctgccgataagaatacggtgattgacagagtcgaaagccttggccaggtcgatgaagacggctgcacagtactgtcttttattgatggcggttatgatatcgtttagtaccttgagcgtggctgaggtgcacccgtgactggctcggaagccggattgcaaagcggagaaggtacagtgggattcaaaatggtcagtgatctgtttattaacttgtcttttgaagactttagatcggcagggcaggatggatggatataggtctgtaactgTTTGGGTCTATGGTGTCAccgcctttgaagagggggatgaccgcgcgggcagctttccaatcgctgagatcctgattgaaaacagaggaggtgtatttggagggcaagggCATATATACTTGTGGTGGTTGAAAAAGTTTTTGTCGGAATTCAGCTGTATTGACCCTTTGAGCAGAATTaacttggttaagctttcatAAATGTCCATTGAgttttttactctgagaattagaacaTAACAGGTTAAAAgtctgacatttaaaaaaatacaaataaaatagctTTGATGTCTCTGTGCGTTCCACGTCTATACCGTGGttctcccatcctcctcaattTTTCAAGTCACAAGCCTCCACTGATATGCAGGTAtgttagccagccagctaaagttGGTTATTTTAGCCTGCTAGCTAGCCTAGCCAGATAACTAGCCA
This genomic stretch from Oncorhynchus kisutch isolate 150728-3 linkage group LG7, Okis_V2, whole genome shotgun sequence harbors:
- the LOC109894101 gene encoding zinc finger protein with KRAB and SCAN domains 1-like; the protein is MANCMVFHTQIASIMEVLANAAVAEICKLIDDEHAVFSLEITKSQTENRALQKKLQLLELKVSRERVLASRPSSVKILDRYRGMARGEGHLTGGHRSFVKPAVHNTWRDDQPITVDEGSGTSIQHVILIESTDAEAAGPGGSSLVKQEKTERTAPLATENPITAPALPRTRCSIGSVEYRTSSEMDPETLTETHRLLHTGYDHRSDPERLGCPPAPGSEYLPVFHQSQRMVHCRGDGDDNALDTGGDDLSCSYVTEMDAGNISLGLERQTDLSRGDWNQYSSSVYSEGCQDKKVEVIVVDEVTVKVEGDAPPTWNADSHLGDGQSQGRDSLDYRESLETNPNVATHSPLHSLRDRDPVSTSVGPCDSQVLFDQVLNSNEKARDQAQGGGATSSNSKEKRFLCMFCNKGFSCLQKVKIHQRVHTGVKPYSCSQCEKRFSQTRDLKRHQRVHTGEKPYSCPQCEKRFSRQDNLKIHLKVHTGEGQFACTQCGKKFTERSYLRIHQQKNHPTLLT